The following coding sequences are from one bacterium window:
- a CDS encoding tetratricopeptide repeat protein: MNNSEEMMYSSRLKISLTLVAVFTMSLLLFVTDLTVSQNKSHSAVIGGVKVRFKNAVNQPGEAQKYYEESIDLLLKNNVVRDEREKDKEETYFYLGSVYYYMREYQLAYDAFQNSLSHGKKFLEKGEHITGGIELFSIKECINDMKLKTFNQGNKAFNTALTMSAGDSARTLFYQAIDKYNLILAWDPQSVINGTSYAATVYNLLANSYIQLMNSEKDEANKKILRERVLENLLKLSDADKTNLTVMYNIFIQYFDEKNYDKSIEWINKALMVETNDSLAKVIKSTLVQQKAYIYDNILGKTDEAFKTYEELIKTDPNNPDWHFNLARLYFGKNQNDKAIEELKIVKRLKPSDEESNFQVADEMFFAYQKQRSSEIEKHGGVAKADMKTVTGILKPDIEACKQNIMEAIEVMGKNLETSSDKAESYYRIGKFYNLIAELEGNLAYNLENKEKVKIQKPYFEKAVNSLKETIKLNPTHKNAWQNLFVAYTNLQLVKERDEALKKFNELGK; this comes from the coding sequence ATGAATAATTCGGAGGAAATGATGTATTCTTCAAGACTCAAAATATCACTGACATTGGTTGCAGTTTTTACAATGAGTTTGTTGCTTTTTGTGACCGACCTGACTGTTTCTCAAAACAAAAGTCACTCAGCCGTAATTGGTGGTGTAAAAGTGAGATTCAAGAACGCGGTTAATCAACCAGGCGAAGCTCAAAAATATTATGAGGAATCAATTGATCTCTTGCTGAAAAATAACGTTGTTAGGGATGAACGTGAAAAAGACAAAGAAGAGACGTATTTCTATTTAGGCTCGGTCTATTACTACATGCGAGAGTATCAACTGGCTTACGATGCTTTTCAAAATTCATTGAGTCACGGGAAGAAATTCCTTGAAAAAGGCGAGCATATTACCGGAGGCATTGAATTGTTTTCGATCAAAGAATGTATCAACGATATGAAATTGAAGACATTTAATCAGGGTAACAAAGCATTTAACACAGCCTTAACGATGTCTGCCGGGGATAGCGCCAGGACCCTATTTTATCAAGCAATTGATAAGTATAATCTCATTCTGGCCTGGGATCCCCAATCGGTCATAAATGGAACCAGTTATGCTGCAACCGTCTACAATCTATTGGCCAATTCGTATATTCAGTTGATGAATTCTGAGAAGGACGAAGCCAACAAGAAAATTCTCCGAGAGAGGGTACTGGAAAATTTATTAAAATTGTCAGATGCTGACAAAACCAATCTCACAGTCATGTACAACATTTTCATCCAATATTTCGATGAGAAAAATTACGATAAATCAATAGAATGGATCAACAAAGCATTGATGGTTGAAACAAATGACAGTCTAGCTAAGGTTATTAAATCCACTTTAGTACAACAAAAGGCCTATATTTACGATAATATTCTAGGCAAAACAGACGAGGCTTTTAAGACATACGAAGAACTTATTAAAACTGATCCCAACAACCCTGATTGGCATTTCAATTTAGCACGCCTATATTTCGGCAAGAATCAGAACGACAAAGCAATCGAAGAACTGAAAATAGTAAAGAGATTGAAGCCGTCAGACGAGGAATCCAATTTTCAGGTTGCAGACGAGATGTTTTTTGCCTATCAAAAACAACGCAGTAGTGAAATCGAAAAACACGGCGGGGTTGCAAAAGCGGATATGAAAACAGTTACAGGGATCCTTAAGCCTGATATTGAAGCATGCAAACAAAACATAATGGAAGCTATAGAGGTGATGGGAAAAAATCTTGAAACATCATCTGACAAAGCGGAATCGTACTATCGCATTGGTAAGTTTTATAATCTCATTGCAGAATTAGAAGGAAACTTAGCCTACAATCTTGAAAACAAAGAAAAAGTTAAGATTCAAAAACCGTACTTTGAGAAGGCGGTAAATAGTCTGAAAGAAACGATCAAACTAAATCCTACACACAAGAATGCTTGGCAGAATCTGTTCGTGGCATACACTAACCTGCAATTGGTTAAAGAACGTGATGAAGCCTTGAAAAAATTTAATGAACTTGGCAAATAA
- the mtnA gene encoding S-methyl-5-thioribose-1-phosphate isomerase, producing the protein METIRWANDSIRIIDQTALPKNEVYLNISSIDELIDSIKKLKVRGAPALGIAGAYGMVLGMQELIRARKSISFEKVNDIADRLIESRPTAINLKWGVSRIKKIIELKQVVKTSELMDSAMSEAHAVLTEDIQCCLSLGRQGSALIKDKFSILTHCNTGGLATGGFGTALGVLVTAHQQHKRIHVYVDETRPLMQGTRLTSWELIKEGIDHTIIADSMAGYLMAQNKVDCVIVGADRIAKNGDSANKIGTYSLAVLCEKHKVPFYVAAPTSTIDSIAKNGHDIPIEERNPDEITHYHGNRIAPAGARAYNPAFDVTPATMITAIITEKNIYKGPHYNFADC; encoded by the coding sequence ATTGAGACTATTCGATGGGCTAATGATTCCATTCGAATAATTGATCAAACCGCTCTTCCGAAAAACGAGGTTTACCTGAATATATCGAGTATTGATGAACTAATAGACTCGATAAAAAAACTAAAAGTTCGCGGCGCTCCGGCTTTGGGAATTGCCGGTGCATACGGTATGGTTTTGGGTATGCAGGAATTAATACGGGCAAGAAAATCTATTTCCTTCGAAAAAGTAAATGACATAGCAGACCGTTTGATTGAGAGCCGCCCAACGGCGATAAATTTAAAATGGGGCGTTTCGAGAATAAAGAAAATAATTGAATTGAAACAAGTCGTAAAAACAAGCGAGCTCATGGATAGCGCAATGTCTGAGGCACATGCTGTTTTGACAGAAGATATACAATGCTGCTTGTCACTTGGTCGGCAAGGTTCCGCGCTAATCAAAGATAAATTTTCAATATTAACTCATTGCAATACGGGCGGACTGGCTACCGGTGGTTTCGGAACGGCTTTGGGTGTGCTTGTGACGGCGCATCAGCAACATAAACGTATTCATGTATATGTTGATGAAACCAGGCCGCTTATGCAAGGGACGCGATTAACATCGTGGGAACTAATAAAAGAAGGAATTGATCACACGATAATTGCCGACAGCATGGCGGGTTATTTAATGGCTCAGAATAAGGTGGATTGTGTAATTGTCGGTGCAGACAGAATTGCAAAAAATGGAGACTCCGCTAACAAAATCGGCACATATTCACTGGCTGTTTTATGTGAAAAACACAAGGTTCCGTTTTACGTTGCTGCCCCTACTTCAACTATTGATTCGATAGCGAAAAACGGCCATGACATTCCGATCGAAGAACGTAATCCCGATGAAATCACTCATTATCATGGGAATCGCATAGCACCTGCTGGCGCCCGTGCGTATAACCCTGCATTTGATGTTACTCCGGCAACAATGATTACGGCAATTATAACGGAAAAAAATATATATAAAGGGCCGCATTATAATTTCGCGGACTGTTAA
- a CDS encoding GWxTD domain-containing protein, whose product MRLFPWYLALLSVLSYGFTKSSAIASEIVIQRAINAQMDVQDSSLYYKKLAFTELKNYENMSGALRIFSKLFGDNLKRSSQYISKVLKNNAEDTEGIFLKGMLQRFEGKLRESEASFKQVISKDDRFVAFDLPNVWLQLGSTYREMGEYDLAIDSYKQGALINLEDTFPLIQLSLVFMDIGKDEEACEAFYGGLNDIRDPVTIEKVFIDAKEIASTDEIKQWESFKSNPEKLEFLKTFWKRRDPNPIDPVNQRLIEHYKRLNYARQTYSKAFKPWYDDRGALYIKLGKPERVYYGRPQQNIKENESWFYDNIKAGLFYDFVDFHGSYQLTSLFDAVDHSAKIQDIVELFNERSSYNMYYQKIALKIKTQADVEQQRIEEQMQNAGGGLTGIGPLIDRLSRARDAAGALQTNQNLQDNTFNLNYVNKQNFIFDVGAPHLPINCNFASFKGNKKDSRLEFYYVVPFNQLNFVPSISETNKFSTGLKLNFALFDLKYDEVMKLDRDYMITAGGNEITSHFYIDQLDNEIPPGKYVAALEIRNNEKDRVGIYQFVVSVRDYSSDTLTVSDIEIAQYVDNTITREKFVKPKSTLKVVPNPAAGLLKNKPLTVYYEIYNLTLNNDGKSSYQISYSIKMAEGGQGFLKAITGVFGNKQEASTSSITTKEGKSTTEKEYIGFDISELPTGVATLEVKVKDLNSSKESSSVINLTILDEEKKKEETIQK is encoded by the coding sequence ATGCGTTTGTTTCCCTGGTATTTGGCACTACTTTCCGTTTTAAGCTACGGTTTCACAAAAAGCAGCGCTATAGCAAGTGAGATCGTGATACAAAGAGCCATTAACGCACAGATGGATGTCCAGGATTCTTCTCTATATTATAAGAAATTGGCATTTACAGAATTGAAAAACTATGAAAACATGTCCGGGGCACTCCGAATTTTTTCAAAACTTTTTGGCGATAACCTCAAACGTTCTTCTCAATATATTTCCAAGGTTCTTAAGAATAACGCTGAAGATACTGAAGGGATTTTTTTGAAAGGCATGCTTCAACGATTTGAAGGTAAACTTAGAGAATCCGAAGCTTCTTTTAAACAAGTAATTTCTAAAGACGACAGGTTTGTGGCATTTGATTTGCCCAATGTTTGGCTCCAATTAGGCTCAACCTATCGTGAAATGGGAGAATATGATCTGGCAATTGATTCGTACAAACAGGGCGCTCTTATAAATCTTGAAGACACGTTTCCTCTTATACAGCTTTCATTGGTGTTTATGGACATCGGTAAAGATGAAGAGGCGTGCGAAGCATTTTATGGCGGACTAAATGATATCAGAGACCCGGTAACAATTGAGAAAGTATTTATCGACGCCAAAGAGATTGCATCGACTGACGAAATAAAGCAGTGGGAATCTTTCAAGTCAAACCCTGAAAAATTAGAATTTTTAAAAACTTTTTGGAAGCGCCGTGATCCTAATCCGATAGACCCTGTCAATCAGCGTTTAATTGAACATTACAAGAGACTAAACTATGCACGTCAAACATACAGCAAAGCATTCAAACCATGGTATGACGATAGGGGCGCTCTGTATATCAAACTCGGCAAACCAGAAAGAGTTTACTATGGAAGACCTCAACAAAACATAAAAGAAAACGAATCTTGGTTTTACGATAACATTAAAGCGGGATTATTCTACGACTTTGTGGATTTTCATGGATCTTATCAGCTCACATCACTTTTTGACGCGGTTGACCATAGTGCCAAAATTCAGGATATCGTTGAGCTATTCAATGAAAGATCAAGTTACAACATGTACTATCAAAAAATTGCTTTAAAAATAAAAACACAGGCTGATGTTGAACAACAAAGAATTGAAGAGCAGATGCAAAACGCCGGTGGGGGTTTGACTGGAATTGGACCGCTTATCGATCGCTTGTCACGAGCAAGGGACGCAGCCGGTGCGCTTCAGACAAATCAAAACCTACAAGACAATACTTTTAATCTAAATTATGTGAATAAACAAAATTTTATCTTCGATGTAGGCGCGCCTCATTTGCCGATCAATTGCAATTTCGCTTCATTTAAAGGTAACAAAAAAGATTCGCGGCTGGAGTTTTATTATGTTGTTCCTTTCAATCAACTAAATTTTGTGCCGAGTATTTCGGAGACAAATAAATTCTCAACCGGCCTGAAGCTTAATTTTGCGTTGTTTGACCTGAAATATGACGAAGTAATGAAGCTTGATCGCGATTATATGATTACAGCCGGAGGAAACGAGATAACCTCGCACTTCTATATCGACCAACTCGACAATGAAATTCCACCAGGAAAATATGTAGCGGCGCTTGAAATAAGAAATAATGAAAAAGACCGTGTCGGGATATATCAATTTGTAGTGTCTGTGCGTGATTATTCGTCAGATACACTTACAGTAAGTGATATAGAAATAGCGCAATATGTCGACAATACGATTACAAGAGAAAAGTTTGTCAAACCCAAATCAACACTTAAAGTAGTACCTAACCCTGCCGCCGGTCTTCTAAAAAATAAACCTTTAACGGTTTATTATGAAATTTATAACCTGACATTGAATAATGACGGAAAGAGTTCGTATCAAATTTCATATTCTATCAAAATGGCTGAAGGTGGACAGGGTTTTCTTAAAGCAATTACCGGAGTATTTGGTAACAAACAGGAGGCTTCCACCTCATCGATCACTACAAAAGAAGGCAAATCAACAACTGAAAAAGAATATATTGGCTTCGATATAAGCGAATTACCAACCGGTGTGGCGACGCTCGAAGTTAAAGTTAAGGATCTAAATTCTTCAAAGGAATCAAGCAGCGTTATCAATCTGACTATTCTAGACGAAGAAAAGAAAAAAGAAGAAACGATCCAGAAGTAG
- a CDS encoding 6,7-dimethyl-8-ribityllumazine synthase, with product MTFEGKLSAQNHKYAVIVSRFNSFITDKLLEGATDCINRHDGNSENIDIVKVPGSFEIPLTALRIAQTKKYDAVICLGAVIRGKTAHFDYVAGEAAKGIGQVGLQTGIPTIFGVLTCDTLEEAIERAGSKSGNKGWDAALTAIEMVNLLKQLK from the coding sequence ATGACATTCGAGGGAAAGCTTTCAGCGCAGAATCACAAATATGCAGTCATCGTCAGCCGTTTTAATAGTTTCATAACGGACAAACTATTAGAGGGAGCAACGGATTGCATCAATCGTCATGACGGAAATTCAGAAAATATCGACATCGTCAAGGTACCGGGATCATTCGAAATTCCTCTCACGGCGTTAAGGATCGCGCAAACGAAAAAATATGATGCTGTAATTTGCCTGGGCGCGGTTATTCGCGGTAAAACAGCCCATTTCGACTATGTGGCTGGTGAAGCCGCAAAAGGAATTGGCCAAGTGGGACTGCAAACGGGCATCCCAACCATTTTTGGCGTTCTTACATGCGATACACTGGAAGAGGCCATTGAACGCGCCGGATCTAAGAGCGGTAATAAGGGCTGGGATGCGGCTTTAACGGCTATTGAAATGGTAAATCTGTTGAAACAATTAAAGTAG
- the recN gene encoding DNA repair protein RecN translates to MLKTLSIKNFALIEEAEIQFELGLNIITGETGAGKSILLGALSMILGERAATDNIRSGAERSVIEGTFTIENNQGVRCLLQDNDIEVHENEILIRREISLKGQNRCFVNDTLITTSLLKSIGDLLVDLHGQHDHQSLLHQEIHVDILDAYGRLESVTNEVKQRFKRIGEIKNRIEELENHKQTYLEKRELFQHQLKEIKDISPEISEDTRLIQEEKIISNSEKLFELTKKIYDALYDTDRSVVEILGETSRDFEEIRKIDERLNEILTQFVTAKITLEEVSRWVGDYHQKLTFEPERLEEIRMRIAAIQRLKKKYGSIEEILAKKDQIQEAINISDNFDFELNKEQKQLAIEIENYVKICAELTAQRRKFAVELDKKVVLEMRNLGMEHAIFKTEIRYIENLEGFITVNGVHVNASSTGLDFVEFMISTNLGESPKPLVKVASGGEVSRIMLSLKSALAGSDQIPTLVFDEIDVGISGRIAQAVGKSLYHLAQSHQTICITHLPQIAGFSQSHYSVEKHFNKNKTVTTINKLSQDDKIREVAKLLGGEHVTDASLKNAKELVSSLST, encoded by the coding sequence ATGCTTAAAACGCTAAGTATAAAGAACTTTGCCTTGATTGAAGAGGCCGAAATTCAGTTTGAGCTTGGATTAAACATTATTACCGGCGAAACAGGGGCGGGAAAATCTATACTACTTGGCGCTTTATCTATGATCCTTGGAGAACGGGCCGCTACTGACAATATCCGCAGTGGCGCAGAGCGATCAGTAATTGAAGGAACGTTTACCATTGAAAACAACCAAGGTGTCCGCTGTTTACTTCAGGACAACGATATCGAGGTTCATGAAAATGAGATTTTGATTCGTCGCGAAATTTCCCTCAAAGGCCAGAATCGATGTTTTGTTAATGATACGCTAATTACGACTTCGCTTCTTAAGTCAATCGGCGATCTCCTTGTTGATCTCCATGGACAACATGACCATCAGTCGCTGCTGCATCAGGAAATTCATGTGGATATCCTGGATGCATACGGACGTCTTGAGTCTGTGACAAACGAAGTCAAACAGAGATTTAAGCGGATTGGCGAGATCAAAAATAGAATTGAAGAGCTTGAAAACCATAAACAAACTTATCTTGAAAAACGCGAACTTTTTCAGCATCAACTAAAGGAGATTAAGGATATTTCGCCGGAAATCAGTGAGGACACGAGATTAATACAGGAAGAAAAGATTATTTCGAATTCTGAAAAACTTTTTGAACTAACAAAAAAAATATACGATGCCCTGTATGACACAGATAGATCGGTTGTGGAAATTTTGGGCGAAACGTCTCGCGATTTTGAAGAAATTAGAAAAATCGACGAGCGGTTAAATGAAATTCTTACCCAATTCGTCACGGCAAAAATTACGCTGGAAGAAGTATCGCGATGGGTCGGTGATTACCATCAGAAATTAACCTTTGAGCCTGAGCGGCTTGAGGAAATTAGAATGAGGATTGCGGCTATCCAACGATTGAAAAAGAAGTATGGATCAATCGAAGAAATTCTTGCGAAGAAAGATCAAATCCAGGAAGCCATTAATATATCGGATAACTTTGATTTTGAATTGAATAAGGAGCAAAAGCAGCTGGCGATTGAGATTGAAAATTACGTTAAAATTTGCGCTGAGTTAACTGCGCAACGACGTAAATTTGCTGTTGAACTCGACAAGAAAGTCGTTCTGGAAATGCGGAACTTAGGCATGGAACACGCCATATTTAAAACAGAAATCAGATATATTGAAAACCTTGAAGGTTTCATCACAGTGAACGGCGTTCATGTTAACGCGTCATCAACTGGCCTTGACTTCGTAGAATTTATGATCTCCACTAATTTAGGAGAGTCGCCGAAACCATTGGTCAAGGTTGCCTCCGGGGGTGAGGTGTCGCGCATTATGTTAAGTCTGAAATCCGCACTTGCAGGGTCGGATCAGATTCCTACTTTGGTTTTCGATGAAATCGATGTCGGCATTTCCGGACGCATTGCGCAGGCAGTCGGCAAGTCGTTATACCATCTTGCGCAATCCCATCAAACGATTTGTATTACCCATTTGCCTCAAATTGCCGGCTTTTCACAATCGCATTATTCCGTTGAAAAACACTTTAATAAGAACAAGACAGTTACCACAATCAACAAGCTCTCACAAGATGATAAAATACGTGAAGTTGCTAAACTATTGGGCGGCGAGCATGTCACGGACGCATCTTTAAAGAATGCCAAAGAGCTTGTTTCAAGTCTCAGCACATAG
- the selD gene encoding selenide, water dikinase SelD: MSPLDLRAVLAGLPKFTDDNLLVGMETSDDAGVYRLDDDTALIQTVDFFTPIVDDPYTFGQISASNALSDIYAMGGKPLTALNMVCFPSKELPIDVLHKILEGGAERIKAAGAVLVGGHSIEDKEIKYGLSVTGIISPKDIITNANAKPGDVLVLTKPIGTGLIATAIKKGDAAPSDVKEIVQSMIHLNDGGAELMRQFKASAATDISGFGLLGHAFEMATASRVDLTIMASQVPFFKKARKFAAQKKYLTKGNKLNRQLIGDNIIISKAIDEDMKRLLYDPQTSGGLLIAVQKHRADELVAGLRNYGYFSTGIIGFVSEGAGQIILG, from the coding sequence ATGAGTCCTCTTGATTTGAGGGCCGTTTTGGCAGGTCTGCCGAAATTCACAGATGATAATTTATTGGTCGGAATGGAAACTTCCGACGACGCCGGTGTGTATCGTCTCGATGACGATACCGCGCTCATTCAAACTGTGGATTTTTTCACTCCGATTGTGGATGATCCGTATACATTCGGCCAAATATCTGCTTCCAATGCGTTGTCAGATATTTATGCAATGGGAGGTAAGCCACTCACGGCTTTGAATATGGTATGCTTTCCGTCGAAAGAGTTGCCTATCGACGTATTACATAAAATTCTGGAGGGAGGAGCTGAGCGTATTAAAGCAGCCGGCGCTGTATTAGTAGGAGGCCATTCCATCGAGGACAAAGAAATTAAGTATGGACTCTCAGTTACCGGAATTATCTCTCCCAAAGATATTATAACAAATGCTAATGCAAAACCCGGCGATGTTTTAGTTTTAACTAAACCGATAGGTACGGGGCTGATCGCTACTGCGATCAAAAAAGGGGATGCTGCGCCATCGGACGTGAAAGAGATCGTACAGTCGATGATTCATCTGAATGACGGAGGTGCGGAACTGATGCGACAATTTAAGGCAAGCGCCGCAACCGATATTTCAGGTTTTGGCTTGCTCGGGCACGCATTTGAAATGGCAACCGCAAGTAGAGTTGATTTAACTATCATGGCGAGCCAAGTCCCGTTTTTTAAGAAAGCAAGGAAGTTTGCTGCTCAAAAGAAGTATTTAACGAAAGGAAACAAGTTAAATCGTCAATTAATAGGGGATAATATTATTATATCTAAAGCTATAGATGAGGACATGAAAAGACTTCTATATGATCCCCAAACATCCGGAGGGCTGTTAATTGCAGTTCAAAAACATCGGGCTGATGAATTGGTTGCCGGCCTGCGTAACTACGGCTACTTCTCGACTGGTATTATTGGCTTTGTAAGTGAAGGAGCGGGACAAATTATACTGGGGTAG
- a CDS encoding DUF1684 domain-containing protein, with protein MYRYFVLFLGSVFIASCGKLPNHNLSTSESKKIEFLTKQNRAEKDNFFSSADSPLNDTVKVLFRGLNYYAFDSAYVFKLQLNKYEKPRELEMITSKGKIKHYTEYGYFEFDFHGRQKLNAYRPKPAIEGNDDYLFIPFKDSTNGNETYSAGRYIELTLHGKSDDYILDFNSAYNPWCAYSDNYNCPYPPKENHLLISVYAGEKKFDLKAH; from the coding sequence ATGTATCGTTATTTTGTTTTGTTTCTTGGATCCGTCTTTATCGCTTCATGTGGAAAGTTGCCAAATCATAATCTTTCTACGAGCGAATCAAAGAAAATCGAGTTCTTGACTAAGCAAAACCGCGCTGAAAAGGATAATTTTTTTTCATCTGCAGATTCGCCTCTAAACGACACCGTCAAGGTACTATTTCGTGGTTTAAATTATTATGCATTTGATTCTGCATATGTGTTCAAATTACAATTGAATAAATATGAAAAGCCACGCGAATTAGAGATGATTACTTCCAAAGGCAAGATCAAACACTATACTGAATACGGTTATTTTGAATTCGATTTTCATGGTCGGCAGAAATTGAACGCGTACCGGCCAAAACCGGCAATCGAAGGCAACGACGACTATCTTTTTATTCCATTTAAAGACTCAACGAATGGGAATGAAACTTATTCAGCGGGTCGATACATAGAATTGACATTGCATGGGAAGAGTGACGATTACATTTTGGACTTCAATTCCGCCTATAATCCATGGTGCGCGTACAGCGACAACTATAACTGTCCTTACCCGCCGAAAGAAAATCACTTGCTGATTTCAGTTTATGCGGGCGAGAAGAAATTTGACCTTAAGGCGCATTGA
- the nusA gene encoding transcription termination factor NusA: MAADHSSEIVEAFTQIAKEKNIEKDELNLIIEEIFKMMIKKKYGEKENFDVIVNLDKAAIEIYQTKTVVEEVEDPITQISVDSAKKVEPDMEIGDDFIEVIDPATFGRRLIISARQTLNQRIRDIERKLLFDEFSNRVGEIIVGEIRQINRNEIFVSFERAELIMPKAQQIANERYKRGETVRALIKEVVDDPRGPRIVVSRSEPMFLMRLFENEVPEIYDGIIEIKAIARDPGERTKIAVYSNDKRIDAVGACVGMKGVRIQAIVKELNNEKIDIISWSSDPEILISRALSPAKPLRIEVDQTEKKALAVINDDEMSIAVGRFGQNINLASRLTGYQIETIKYSELSGTPESEEEKDDEQETTEAVSVEEVLTEEVATEETKTAKITDTEEEAAVTEETMINDIKGVSKAAAEIFAEKGFVKLGDINDIEELRKAEGVSEKSLNKLISTHSKLQTKE, translated from the coding sequence ATGGCTGCGGATCACTCAAGCGAGATCGTAGAAGCATTTACGCAAATCGCAAAGGAAAAGAATATTGAAAAAGATGAGCTAAATCTTATCATTGAAGAGATCTTCAAAATGATGATAAAGAAAAAGTACGGTGAAAAAGAAAATTTTGACGTCATTGTTAACTTAGACAAAGCGGCTATTGAAATTTATCAAACGAAGACGGTTGTCGAAGAAGTTGAAGATCCGATTACACAGATTTCAGTTGATTCGGCAAAAAAAGTCGAGCCTGATATGGAAATTGGCGATGATTTTATCGAGGTAATCGATCCGGCAACCTTTGGAAGGCGATTAATTATCAGCGCGCGGCAAACATTGAATCAAAGAATACGTGACATAGAGCGTAAACTTCTTTTCGATGAATTTTCCAATCGTGTCGGTGAAATTATCGTTGGTGAAATAAGGCAGATCAACCGTAATGAGATTTTCGTCAGTTTTGAACGCGCCGAATTGATTATGCCGAAAGCTCAACAGATTGCCAACGAACGATATAAGCGTGGCGAGACAGTTCGCGCTCTGATCAAAGAAGTGGTGGACGATCCGCGCGGCCCGCGAATCGTCGTGTCACGTTCTGAACCGATGTTCCTGATGCGTTTATTCGAAAATGAAGTACCTGAAATTTATGACGGAATTATTGAGATCAAAGCGATCGCGCGCGATCCCGGTGAAAGAACTAAAATCGCAGTTTACTCTAACGACAAACGAATCGATGCCGTCGGTGCCTGCGTTGGAATGAAGGGCGTGCGTATTCAAGCCATAGTTAAAGAGTTGAACAACGAAAAAATCGATATCATTAGTTGGAGTTCAGATCCGGAAATTCTTATTTCACGCGCCCTCAGTCCTGCCAAACCCCTGCGAATCGAAGTTGATCAGACTGAGAAAAAAGCGTTAGCCGTGATCAATGACGACGAAATGTCCATTGCTGTTGGGCGTTTTGGGCAGAATATCAATTTGGCGTCACGGTTAACCGGTTACCAAATTGAAACAATAAAATACTCTGAACTGAGCGGAACTCCTGAGAGCGAAGAGGAGAAGGATGATGAGCAAGAGACGACAGAAGCGGTGTCGGTAGAAGAAGTGCTGACTGAAGAAGTCGCAACCGAAGAAACTAAAACAGCAAAAATCACAGATACAGAGGAAGAAGCCGCTGTTACTGAAGAAACGATGATCAACGATATTAAAGGTGTGTCAAAAGCAGCCGCCGAGATATTTGCCGAAAAGGGATTTGTTAAATTGGGTGACATTAACGATATTGAAGAACTCAGAAAAGCCGAGGGCGTATCGGAAAAATCCCTGAACAAGCTGATCAGCACGCACAGCAAATTACAAACTAAAGAATAA